GACTTGCCATTTAAAACATGTGTAAGAAGACGATTAATAATGTAAACCGCCGAAGAGAATGCATCAACCCAAAATGAAGGAGGAAGTTTTGCATTGAACAACATGGCTAGCCCGGTTTCGACAATATGACAATGTTTTCATTCGACTCGGCCATTTTGTTAAGGGGTGTAGGGACACGATAATCGATGAAGTGTTCCATTTTCTTCAAATAAACATCGAACTTTATGATTCACAAATTTAGTGCCCCATCGCTTTGGAATATTTTAATTTTACGAGAAAACTGATTTTGCACCAAATTTATAAACACCCTCAATACGTTATACACGTCTGTTTTTAATTTTAATGGGTAAAGCCAACAAAAACGAGAATAGTCATCAACAAATGACACATAATATCGTTAGTGGTCAACAGACATAACCGGAGATGGTCCCCATACGTCACAATGAATAATATCAAGAGGATGCAAGGAACATTTATTATTATATCAAAAGGCAATCATTGACTTTTGGCCAAACGACAAGGTAAACAAGTGCCTGGTTTAGGTAAAAGGGCAGAAATAGATAAATGTCCATGTTTTTGTAGAGTAGTAATAACATCAAAATGGGCATGTCCCAAACGGGAGTGCCAAAGTTCAAAAGATGCGTTGGGTCTTGAGGAGGAGGCAACGAACGCTTGAGGACCGTTATTTAGGACGTAAAGACCATTCTCACATCGTCCTTGAGCTAGGACCGCTTTGGTTTGACGATCCTGAATGTAAAAAGAAGGATAAGATAATAAGACATCCACATTATTATCTTTTGTAAGCTTGCTAATAGATAAAAGGTTTTTGGCGAGATGTGGGACAACAAAaacattatttaatttaataGCATTAGAGATAAAAGAGTGTCCCTGATGTGTAATCGGAAGAGTGTTACCATTCCCGAAGGTGACTGAAGGATTGTCGACGACGGTTGACGGGTTGGAAACGTGATGTATATTTGGTGTCATACCCGAATCAGAGGTCCATTCTGGCCCCAAAGAGGAGACGTGGCATTGCGAGAGGAAAGCACGAGCCAAGTTGTCATCTGAGGGGCCCGATTGTGAGGAAAAAGAAGCCAGGCTGGGACACGCATTGGCATAATGCCCGTCATGTCGACATAGTTCACAATGCGGGGGGCGACGACCACAAGCTCGACCATCCCGTCCACCAGAGTTATGCGAGGCACGAGAGAAACGACCTCCTCTTCCTCGAGTTGATGAAGGGGAGCGGGAAGACTGAACCGAAAATGCTACTGGTGGAGTAAAAGTGCCATGCAAAGCTTGCATGAACATTTCATGGCTTTCTGCTCTAGCTAAAAGATCAGCAATTGAGGGAGTCGGGCGGGTTGCGCGAACCGCGGTTGAGAAGGATTCAAGGGCAGGACCTAGACTACAAAGAAACCAGCGGATTTGATCATGAGTGTCAACCGGATAACCGATTGCAGCGAGTTGATCACATTTGAACAAACGTCCGAATTCAGCAACACTTTTGGAACCTTTTTGAGCCAAACAGAGTTGATCGCAGAGACTGTGGACGCGTTCAATTGATGAGTTACCAAAGGCCGTTTCCAAGGCGACCCATAGCTTCATCGAATAGGGTGGCATTGATGATGATAATTGTGCGCTGGTCTGCAGCGATCCAGGCAGCATAGGCCAGATTTTCAGTTGGTTTATCATTACTGGTGATGATGGCGGGTGGGGCAGTGGCTGTTCCGTTAACATGTGAGAGGAGATTCTGATACGTGAGGAGTGGAATCATTTGATTGCTCCATAGAAGATAGTTGGAGGAGCATAATTTTATGGGAATTAGGTGAGTGAGGGAGTGAGGAAGGTTGTTATCAGATGAAGAAGCAACTATGAGAAAAGGGTGGGAGAGGAGGGAAAGAAAAGGATCAATAAAGCTCTGATACTATGTGAAtatggaaagctcaatgatctcCCATATGAGGAGATGAGAATATATAACAAAGTGATCATAACTGATCATAATTAcaaagaaaatgaaaagaatgaaatgAATACATAATTATTAACAAATAACTAATCTATGAATGATAATAAATGTTGTCAGTTAACATAATAATAAgcgtaaattacacttttcgtcctttatgtttgtatcgtatTGTAATGGATAacttttaacttcaataattacagtcacaatcctttattcaTAGAGGCCAAATAAATCATTTTCAATTTAAGGGATCCAATCTTATCTTGAAACTGTATGGTGCTAATTCTGGGTCGGTTCGGTTATAAGCTAAAATCGAACCTATAAttgatttttatgtttttagaCTTCCATAACTGATCGCTTTTGTTAATAAACTCTTTGGTTGATTTGGTCATTGAATAAATATGGTTTTgctaaaaacatatataaaagaagcaaaaaaaaaaaaaaaaatcatgtttgtATCAAATTTAATAAATATGCAAGACTTTCACAACCATTTAAGTCTTAAATTATTGTCCGAATAACTCTAAGAGCATACTGTTACTATGATATGTGAATCTCTTAGGTTCGAGTTTCAATTCTTTAATTAGTTTTTAACTAGAAATATATGTTGAGTCTATAGATGTTAACATGAATGGTGATTTTGTTTACAGATCTTCATGTGGTGAAGGCACTTGTGGAGAAAGTGCCAGGGATATTGGCGAGGAATGATAAGAATGGAACGTTTATTTCATTTCAAGTTTTATGTCAACATTGTTAAATGTtatatgatttactttgggtaacccgtgtaacacacagGTACTTGAAACAACCCGTATTTTCTCATGGTCAATTGTATGCTGCTTTCTTAAGGGTAAAAATATGAGATGAAGTCAAACTATTAATACTTGACAACAACGACAAACCTACCGATAAAACAACTAATGTGGTTTATAAAGAGATTTTCAACGAATTGTGATCGTTGCATTATCATGTATTTCAATTTGACGTACGCTAATATAAAATCTTAACATTTATGTCAACGGTGATAATGAAAATATTGTGAAATTTAGGTTTCTTAAACTAGTAAGACCctgtgtagtggggcgttttttttaaaaaaaattcaaaaaaaacgcTTGAAAACGCCCATgtaccattacatggggcgtttttttatacaaaaaatcaaaaaaagccCGTTTGGCGTTTTATAAACCACGCCCTAACACCCTTTGCCTTGTCCAATCACATTTCATCTCCCTTGTCCTATCCAATaagattttttcttttttttttcttttttttatttaatgccccaataatgcccaataatgccccatccccactacacccatttttctaaaacgcccaataatgcccctttgctgactggACCGCCACGTGGCGTAAAATGCCCACACTTGGGGGCATTATTTTCCccttccactacacatggtctaataatAATATACACACGCAAAATTACAAAATGCAATCGGAGATGTAGCTTTTGCTACTTTTGGACATGGCTTCTCTTTGCCCCACTTTTTTCCGTTTCATTTTACAATCTTCAATCCCACTCTTCTCTCTGTAACAGAACAACCGTTACCGGCGGTTTCCGCCATGGCTGCCGTCGTTGATCCACCGCACATTCTACTCGTATGCTACCACATCTGTCCACACAACAAGACGCACAACAACAGATTCACCAACCATTACTCCTCTACTCAACTCACCGGTTCGTCTTATCCATCTAGGGTTTCGTTCGACTTGTTTCCGAGAAAGCGGCACCGAGCGGTTTCGTTGTCCTTTAGTGGCCGTGAAATTGCCGACGTTCGTGTTACTGATAGCGCTAGTAATGTTCAGTATAATCGATCGGCGATTGTGGAGATACCTGTTACTTGTTATCAGGTTAGTGGTTGTTGATTTAGGGCTTGGTTTGTGCTTTTTCTGTTGAAATGTAGGTTATATTTtgttgtaattgtttaatttgttaCTTTTAAGGCTGCAATTAGTAGTTTAGTACTGAATATCATTGAGTTTTAACAGTTTTGGACTGGAATTAGGTTTAATTGGTTACAacgttagttagttagttacaCGTGTATTGTTTAGAGATTTGGTGACTGTGGATGAGCATATTGCTTGCCTATTAAGCAAAAGTAGCAAAAGTGTTAAATGATAAGGTAGATAAGAGTGTTGATTGGGATAACTTGTTAAGCTGGACAAGGataaataaaagcatgaaatgctcGTTAAGATGCCGTTTTCATAAATTGGAAATAATTTACAAGTTATTGGAAAATGAGTTTTTAGTAATCGAATTCTGATAAGTTAAGATGCTTATTGTAATTTACTTGCAAGGGGCATATTGCAGATTCTTGGTATTCCTGATAAATCAGAGAAAGATGAGATTGTAAAGTCGGTGAAGCATCTAAAAACGGCTGAGATTGAAGAAGGGTACACCATGGATACTATTGTTTCTCGCCAGGTGTGAACACAATTCTTCGTAATCCtattgttgatgtttttaacatACATAAGAATATTGGTAGGATACCTTTCTTACTCGATGGTTTAATATATAATTCAGAATCTTTTGATGGATGTGAGAGATAAGCTTCTTTTTGAAGCAGATTATGCTGGTAATGTAAGGGAAAAAGTTCCTCCAAAGTCATCTATACAAATTCCGTGGTCATGGTTGCCGGCTGCACTTTGCTTACTTCAAGAGGTAGAGATTATTCCACTTTTAGGTGATTTAATTCTTTTAACAAGTTTGTACTCGAAATTGCATATTCTTTAACAAATTATAACATAAAGTGAGACTTTATATTTTGATATTTTGACTTCAATCATAATTCATTTCATCATATCAGATAGCAGTTCAGAGAGGTGCAAGATGTGTGGTTCAGGGTTGGGTAATGTGTCAAAATAGATACGGGCTGTAAAAGATCATTTTTTTACTACATGCTGAAACATCTGTTCACTCGACTGCTTGAGATCTTTTCTGGGTGGTTGGTTGAGCCACCGACACTTGTCTGTCTGTGTTTTCAGTTTTATCGATAAATGTGTAATGCGTAAATACGATTGctgataaaataataataataataataataataataataataattaataattaataataatccaAATCATTGAAAAAAAAACAGTTTCGGAGGTTGTATGCATTAAAATAAGCTTTTACGTCGACTTTCAAACTATTTGACCTGTTCGACCTATTTCACCCGTTCCCCCTTTTAGCTATATCTTATTGGTTTGGCCGTTTGACCATTTGTGATAAACacttttttgtttatgtttttaatttttttattattgtttaatGTGTTACTTATGATTACTATACCAGTATTTTTATAATAGTATTAATCTAAAATTCTAAATCTTTGAAGTACGATTTAGGAGGGTGTATGCATGAACTAGAATTCAGGGACGATTTTCAACAATCAGCGTATTCAACTGGTTCGACGTATTTGACTTGTTCCTGTTTTAGTTATTGTCTTGTTTTGACTCGTTTGAGACAAAACACAACCGAAATTGACCTCCATTTGTTTATATTGGTGCTCTTTTGGATTTTTTAGGGTTTCATACATTTAGTTTAACTTTATTATAGGTCGGAGAAGAAAAGCTTGCAATCGATATTGGGCGAACAGCATTGCAGCACCCTGACTCTAAGCCTTTTGTTCATGATTTGCTTTTATCTATGGCTCTTGCAGAGGTAAGAAAAAGCAGAAAGAGGTTTGACCATTGTCCCATCTTTTCCCTTCAAtttcttttttcattttcttattaTATAGGTGCTTTTTTAAAGTGTGCTATAGCAAAAGTAAATTTTGAGAAGAACAAGATTTCACAAGGATTTGAAGCTTTGGATCGTGCTCAAAGTCTTCTTAAGAGCAAACCTTCACTTGAACAAATGACATTATTATCTCAGGTACATTTATAGCCGGTATGTTTCAAATGTTAAAATTCATCAAGAAAAGATAAATGGAAACATAAATTAATAAAAAGGACCTTTTCAAACCATCACTACTAGTTTTTTTACCCTACGCAGCAACGCCGTACACGACGTGATAAATTATAGACTACAATCAACCCGACTCATTTCCGAACTAAATTTACGTGGAAACGTAGAGTAATCCGAACTCATACCGTtgaatgaaaatgtattatatttgacccgacttgtttccaaaaatattttatgtCGAAATGTAGACCAACTCAAAAtgtacataaaataaacatgtGCGGTGGCGTCGTACGCGGTGTGATAAAATATAGACCACAATCGACCCGGCCCGACTCTTTTCTGGACTAAATTTACGTAGAAACGTATACTAACTCAAATTGATTACGTCGAATGAAAACGTATTCTATTTGACCCGATTTGTTTCCAAAagaaatttacgtcaaaacgtaccTAAAAATAAAAATCTTATAATTGACCCAACTCATTTCCAAACAAAAATTACGTTAAAGCGTAGATGAACTCAAATTTATATCGACACGTACGTAAATATAAAAACGTAAGAAATTAGTTTTAAAGTAAACTCGAGACTTTAGAAACTTGAGCGGGTAAAAGTGACATTTACAAAATTAGAAGGTTGTTTTTGACATTATAGCAAAGTAGAAGGGTTAAGGGAGAATGGGTCGGTGGCAAACCCACCGACCATTGTTTTTAAGATACTATACAACTTTATTAACTGTGAAGATGAAAGAACTATCCGAGTCTAATGATTCAATATTACATAGATTGAAGAATCTTTGGAAGAACTTGCTCCAGCGTGTACACTCGAGATATTAGGCATGGCCCACACGCCAGAAAATGCAGAAAGGAGAGTACGGGCGATTGCGGCTCTGCAGGAAATGCTTAGACGAGGGTTAGAGGTGGAAAGTCAAAGTCATATAGAAGACTGGTCAGCTTTTTTGAATCAAGCTTTAAATAAACTCACGGCTTCAGAAATCGTTGAACTTCTTACATGGGATAGTCTAGCTAATACACGCAAGAACAAGAAGTCATTGGAGTCACATAATCAAAGGGTGGTTGTTGATACAAGCTCTCTTTATACCGTAATGATCGCTCATTTGGCCCTAGGGTTTTCAAGCAAGCAAATAGAGATGGTATATTTCTTTTGGAAATTTGGTACTTTTATTTATCTTAAATTCTACAAACAGGGGTGTTACTGTTTCATGTTTGAATTTACATGTGAAACTGATTATGTGATTTTTTGACTTGAAGTTTGGgtgttaaacgggtcgtgttcgtgCGTTGGCGAGTCCAACCCGAACCGAAAATTTTAGACCAACCCGAACACGACCAGAACCCGAAAATCGTTGTGTCATATATAAGACCCGAACACGCCTCGAATATTCGCGGGTTGACCCGAACTCGAAAAttgtttcatatatatatatatatatgaacccAAACACGACCCGAATATTCGCGTGTTGACccaaacacgacccgttcaacccaaatttttaagtttttaattttttttcgctagtatattaaaagtttactataaaaacacaaatgtatataatacaattacattttagttataaaatcttatgttaatttctttttttaagttataattatggcataaaataaCCACCCAATTTAGtttatgacataaaacatattgtaaaaaaaatataatataaatgggttaaGGTCAACCCGACCGGGTTGACCCGAACTCGACATGTTTAGCTAAACGTGTCGCAGGTTCAACCTGaaattgacccgaacccgtttagactaaacccaaacccacaaatttcgtgttaggttcgtgtcgggttttcgggtcgtgtaagaaattcacacccctacttGAAGGAATAGTATTAGGTTTTAAACAGATTCTGCAATTATTATCCAATTATTTAGTGATAGTACTAAATAATCAATTTGATACTAGGTGCAACAAAACAGAGGATGTTCAGATTATTATCCAATTATTTACTTGTAGTACGAAATATTCAGATTATTTTCACATAATTACTTTTAAAACACACATCTAAATGCCCCCTTAATGAATACTGTGCTTGTTGGTTACTTGAGGATGTCTAATTAATAAATGGGTCacatttctgaaaaaaaaaatatttcttaTCTAATTTATGAAGTTCCTTTGCTGTTTGTCTTGTAGATTAAGAAAGCAAAAACTATTTGCGAGTGTTTGGTAGCATCGGATGGCGTTGATTTAAAACTTGAAGAAGCATTCTGTTTGTTTCTTCTTGGACAGGTGGTTTTCATTTTTATTAGTAAATGGGTTCATATTGCGATCTATTAAGTATTCTATTTTATGGACATGTTGACTGTTATACCCTCGTGTTTTATAGGGTGATGAGGCTGTGGTTGTTGAAAGGCTGCAGCAACTTGAGTCAAATTTAAAGGCAACTTCAAGAACGTTGATATCAGG
This is a stretch of genomic DNA from Helianthus annuus cultivar XRQ/B chromosome 16, HanXRQr2.0-SUNRISE, whole genome shotgun sequence. It encodes these proteins:
- the LOC110918745 gene encoding plastid division protein CDP1, chloroplastic; the protein is MAAVVDPPHILLVCYHICPHNKTHNNRFTNHYSSTQLTGSSYPSRVSFDLFPRKRHRAVSLSFSGREIADVRVTDSASNVQYNRSAIVEIPVTCYQILGIPDKSEKDEIVKSVKHLKTAEIEEGYTMDTIVSRQNLLMDVRDKLLFEADYAGNVREKVPPKSSIQIPWSWLPAALCLLQEVGEEKLAIDIGRTALQHPDSKPFVHDLLLSMALAECAIAKVNFEKNKISQGFEALDRAQSLLKSKPSLEQMTLLSQIEESLEELAPACTLEILGMAHTPENAERRVRAIAALQEMLRRGLEVESQSHIEDWSAFLNQALNKLTASEIVELLTWDSLANTRKNKKSLESHNQRVVVDTSSLYTVMIAHLALGFSSKQIEMIKKAKTICECLVASDGVDLKLEEAFCLFLLGQGDEAVVVERLQQLESNLKATSRTLISGNMKDASNAKKLLESWVNNAVLGLFPDTRDCSPSVDNFFVAEKTVSERRNRKKPAQPSHGLNHRPMSPSFSSDWRTRDDYTCSSHLGSTAGSTVKQLTPSDLPGPPPIANSLKTESYPSVQLKRNLGTRYDKVWDIWLGPNNVVKYMSLMTVVACVCYATFNLRGFRFLGPRRASSWANSGQRVNTGSLSHGLWGSAFSTGNLIADSLRKLSLKEKKKVNRRYEAAGLWGSRSFASSVSMSVEEAENLVKKWQSIKAEALGPNYQVHNLVDVLDESMLLQWKGLAESAKEKSCFWRFVLLQLSIIRADILSDERGKETAEIEALVEEAAELVDDSYQKNPNYYSTYTIRYLLKRQDDGSWRFCEGDIQTHHDPNS